A region from the Colius striatus isolate bColStr4 chromosome 12, bColStr4.1.hap1, whole genome shotgun sequence genome encodes:
- the PLOD2 gene encoding procollagen-lysine,2-oxoglutarate 5-dioxygenase 2 has product MAWSGARPPRLLLPLLLALALPAAAERRPGPTDKLLVFTVATKETDGFHRFMQTAKHFNYTVKVLGKGEEWKGGELPNSIGGGQKVRLLKEGIKSYADQEDLVVMFVECYDVIFAGGPEELLKKFWETNHKVVFAADGLIWPDKRLADKYPVVRSGKRFLNSGGFIGYAPHINHIVQQWNLQDNDDDQLFYTKIYIDPLARERINITLDHRCTIFQTLNGAVDEVLLKFEEGKVRARNSVYDTLPVTIHGNGPTKIHLNYLGNYIPNAWTRETGCSICDIDLLDLSTVTEYPRVKIGVFIEQPTPFLPKFLDRLLNLDYPKEALSVFVHNNEVYHEKHIKKFWEKAKNIIRNIKIVGPEENLSQAEARNMGMDLCRQDKACEYYFSIDADVVLTNPKTLRILIEQNRKIIAPLVTRHGKLWSNFWGALSPDGYYARSEDYVDIVQGHRIGVWNIPYMANIYLIKGQTLRSEMKEKNYFMRDKMDPDMALCRNAREMGVFMYITNRHEFGRLLSTANYNTSHYNNDLWQIFENPVDWKETYINPNYSKIFTDNIVEQPCPDVFWFPIFSDTACDELVEEMEHFGQWSGGKHQDSRISGGYENVPTDDIHMKQIGLDNEWLHFIREFIAPVTLKVFAGYYTKGFALLNFVVKYSPDRQRSLRPHHDSSTFTINIALNKVGEDFQGGGCKFLRYNCSIESPRKGWSFMHPGRLTHLHEGLPILNGTRYIAVSFIDP; this is encoded by the exons atAAACTACTAGTTTTTACTGTAGCAACTAAAGAAACTGATGGCTTTCACCGTTTCATGCAAACTGCAAAGCACTTCAACTACACAGTAAAG GTACTTGGAAAAGGTGAAGAGTGGAAAGGTGGTGAGCTGCCTAACTCTATTGGTGGAGGTCAGAAAGTTCGCCTGCTGAAAGAAGGCATAAAGAGCTATGCTGATCAGGAGGACTTGGTTGTAATGTTTGTTGAATG ctatGATGTTATCTTTGCGGGGGGCCCTGAGGAACTGCTAAAGAAGTTTTGGGAAACTAATCACAAAGTGGTGTTTGCGGCAGATGGCCTAATTTGGCCAGATAAAAGGCTAGCGGACAAGTATCCTGTTGTCCGGAGTGGAAAACGATTCCTGAACTCGGGAG GATTCATTGGTTATGCTCCACATATAAATCATATTGTGCAGCAATGGAATCTGCAGGACAATGACGATGACCAGCTGTTTTACACCAAAATCTATATTGATCCATTGGCAAGG GAACGCATTAACATTACTTTGGACCACAGATGTACAATTTTCCAGACCCTAAATGGAGCTGTTG ATGAAGTCCTTTTGAaatttgaagaaggaaaagtaaGAGCAAGGAATTCAGTGTATGACACGTTACCAGTCACCATCCATGGAAACGGTCCAACTAAA ATTCACTTGAATTATTTGGGAAACTATATTCCTAATGCTTGGACACGGGAAACTGGTTGTAGTATTTGCGATATAGACTTACTAGACCTGTCAACAGTAACG GAATATCCAAGAGTAAAAATTGGTGTTTTCATTGAACAACCCACTCCTTTCCTACCTAAATTTTTAGACAGACTGTTGAATCTGGACTACCCAAAGGAGGCACTCAGTGTGTTCGTTCATAATAAT GAGGTTTACCATGAAAAGCACATCAAGAAATTCTGGGAAAAAGCCAAGAACATTATCAGAAATATAAAAATTGTTGGACCTGAAGAAAATCTGAGTCAAGCAGAAGCCCGGAACATGGGAAT ggaCCTTTGTCGTCAGGATAAAGCATGTGAATATTACTTCAGTATAGATGCAGATGTTGTGCTGACAAATCCAAAAACTTTAAGAATACTGATAGAACAGAACAG AAAGATAATTGCTCCACTTGTAACTCGTCATGGAAAGCTTTGGTCCAATTTCTGGGGTGCTTTGAGTCCAGATGGATATTATGCTCGGTCAGAAGATTATGTTGACATTGTCCAAGGGCACAGAAT agGAGTATGGAATATTCCTTATATGGCAAATATATACTTAATTAAGGGACAAACTCTTAGAtcagagatgaaagaaaagaactACTTTATGCGTGATAAGATGGATCCTGACATGGCTCTCTGCAGGAATGCCAGGGAAATG GGTGTTTTTATGTATATTACCAACAGACATGAATTTGGAAGACTTCTTTCTACAGCCAATTACAATACCTCCCACTACAACAATGACCTCTGGCAGATATTTGAAAATCCTGTG GACTGGAAAGAAACCTATATAAATCCCAACTACTCAAAGATCTTCACTGATAATATAGTAGAACAG CCGTGTCCAGATGTGTTTTGGTTTCCAATATTTTCTGACACTGCCTGTGATGAATTGGTAGaagaaatggaacattttgGACAGTGGTCTGGTGGAAAACATCAA GACAGCCGTATTTCTGGAGGTTATGAAAATGTCCCAACTGATGATATTCATATGAAGCAAATAGGATTGGATAATGAATGGCTACATTTCATAAGGGAGTTCATTGCACCAGTAACACTGAAAGTGTTTGCTGGCTATTATACCAAG ggATTTGCTTTATTGAATTTTGTTGTAAAATATAGCCCTGACAGACAACGGTCACTCAGACCTCATCACGACTCCTCCACATTCACAATCAATATTGCACTCAACAAAGTAGGAGAGGACTTTCAA GGAGGTGGATGTAAATTTCTTAGGTACAACTGCTCCATTGAGTCTCCCAGGAAAGGATGGAGTTTCATGCACCCAGGAAGACTTACTCATTTACATGAAGGACTTCCTATCTTGAATGGCACAAGATACATTGCAGTATCGTTTATTGAtccttaa